From one Candidatus Acididesulfobacter guangdongensis genomic stretch:
- a CDS encoding 1-acyl-sn-glycerol-3-phosphate acyltransferase, producing the protein MKPKDTLYSFFYWFIIIINTIFFGTAAIVISFFDSSGMKAQNVAKLWARTILYLLNITVVADGLSNIDRKSSYLIVSNHQSYFDIFILLSYLNVDFKFVAKSSLFKIPFLGWSMKRLGYISVDRKNLKKTLSLFNQINLSNKASENVSDSERKNKKNAAVSILIFPEGTRSDDGRLKDFKTAGLKRFIEILNLPILPVVISGTFGILKKNSLRIYGGKTVRLKVLKPVLTETHGTRSTSDLIQNIEGNINKEFFS; encoded by the coding sequence ATGAAGCCTAAAGACACATTATACAGTTTTTTTTACTGGTTTATTATAATTATTAATACTATATTTTTCGGAACCGCCGCCATAGTAATTTCTTTTTTTGATTCATCGGGTATGAAAGCTCAAAATGTTGCAAAATTGTGGGCTAGAACAATTTTATACCTGCTTAATATCACTGTTGTTGCTGACGGTTTGTCAAATATAGACCGTAAATCTTCCTATCTTATAGTTTCCAATCATCAAAGTTATTTTGATATTTTTATACTGCTGTCGTATCTCAATGTAGATTTCAAATTCGTAGCAAAGTCGTCTTTGTTTAAGATACCATTTTTAGGATGGAGCATGAAAAGGTTAGGTTATATTTCAGTTGACAGAAAAAATTTGAAGAAAACTTTATCATTATTTAATCAAATTAATCTCAGCAATAAAGCTTCCGAAAATGTTTCAGATTCAGAACGGAAAAATAAAAAAAACGCCGCCGTATCCATTCTTATCTTTCCTGAAGGAACGCGTTCCGATGACGGCAGATTAAAAGATTTTAAAACAGCCGGATTGAAAAGATTTATTGAAATATTAAATTTGCCTATTTTGCCGGTTGTTATAAGCGGTACATTTGGTATTTTAAAAAAAAATTCGTTAAGGATTTATGGAGGAAAAACGGTACGGCTTAAGGTATTAAAACCAGTTTTAACTGAGACACATGGCACAAGATCAACTTCTGACTTAATTCAAAATATAGAAGGGAATATAAATAAAGAATTCTTTAGCTGA
- a CDS encoding cytochrome ubiquinol oxidase subunit I, which produces MDALILARIQFGLTAFFHFLYPPLTIGLGALLVITEGIYVYSKNEDYLKITRFFVKLFAINFVVGVATGIVLEFQFGTNWAQYSAFVGTIFGSPLAIEGLFAFFMESIFVGVMLFGWNRLSPKAHWVSTILTAFGSALSGVWIIVANSWMQTPAGYKMVNGKPIMTNFLHVVFNPYFPAEFTHTIMGAWEYGAFFMAGVASWFLIKNNKDMVMRKALKVAIIAGIFISVVQIILGDVSAKEVVKYQPTKLAMMEAQWHTQKDAPEVLFTIPDEAQQKNYFAIKVPYLLSMLATGNPYGKVMGLDSSIKYIAHKDHITNLKPSMFPVDAVYTTFHIMMYIGFYLAGIMLIAIILYWKDRLYDNKFFLKVLWYSTFLPLLALEMGWCTTEIGRQPFTVYGLLETQNSVSKNVTVPDLIISIIMFITIYLILLSFALFLFKRELKGRLEGKDEVNIKPKEA; this is translated from the coding sequence ATGGATGCATTAATTCTTGCCCGAATTCAATTTGGGCTCACGGCTTTTTTCCATTTTTTATACCCCCCTTTAACTATAGGGCTGGGCGCTTTACTCGTTATCACGGAAGGAATTTATGTTTATTCCAAGAACGAAGATTATCTTAAAATCACCAGATTTTTTGTAAAGTTGTTTGCAATAAACTTTGTTGTAGGGGTAGCCACAGGAATAGTTTTAGAATTTCAATTTGGAACAAACTGGGCTCAATATTCCGCTTTTGTAGGAACTATTTTCGGGTCGCCGCTTGCAATAGAAGGGCTTTTTGCTTTTTTTATGGAGTCTATTTTTGTCGGTGTTATGTTATTCGGCTGGAACAGACTATCCCCAAAGGCGCACTGGGTTTCTACCATACTTACCGCATTCGGCTCAGCCCTTTCAGGCGTTTGGATTATAGTTGCAAATTCATGGATGCAGACTCCTGCCGGTTATAAAATGGTAAACGGAAAGCCAATAATGACCAATTTTTTACATGTCGTATTTAATCCGTATTTTCCGGCGGAATTTACCCATACTATTATGGGGGCGTGGGAATACGGCGCATTTTTTATGGCTGGAGTCGCTTCATGGTTTTTAATTAAAAACAATAAAGATATGGTTATGAGAAAGGCTTTAAAAGTTGCAATAATTGCAGGAATATTTATTTCCGTCGTGCAGATTATTTTAGGAGACGTAAGCGCTAAAGAGGTTGTTAAGTATCAGCCGACAAAGCTTGCCATGATGGAGGCACAATGGCATACGCAGAAAGATGCTCCAGAAGTATTATTTACGATACCGGATGAAGCGCAGCAAAAAAATTATTTTGCGATAAAAGTTCCGTATCTTTTAAGTATGCTGGCGACAGGAAATCCCTATGGCAAGGTGATGGGGCTCGACAGTTCAATAAAATATATTGCGCACAAAGACCATATAACAAATTTGAAACCATCCATGTTTCCGGTAGATGCGGTTTATACCACGTTTCATATTATGATGTATATAGGTTTTTATTTGGCGGGGATTATGCTGATTGCTATAATACTTTACTGGAAAGATAGATTGTATGATAATAAGTTTTTCTTGAAGGTGTTATGGTATTCAACTTTTCTGCCACTTCTAGCGCTTGAAATGGGGTGGTGTACTACCGAAATAGGCAGACAGCCGTTTACTGTTTACGGGCTGCTAGAAACACAAAATTCTGTTTCCAAGAATGTGACCGTACCTGATTTAATTATATCTATAATAATGTTTATAACAATTTATCTAATTTTATTATCATTTGCCTTGTTTCTGTTTAAGAGAGAACTAAAAGGAAGACTGGAAGGCAAAGATGAAGTAAATATTAAACCGAAGGAGGCATGA
- a CDS encoding single-stranded DNA-binding protein, translated as MASLNKVQLIGNLGKDPELSYTQDGLGILKFALATSEAYNDKSGEKVENTTWHNVVLFGKLAETLANYLTKGKQVYVEGKIRNSSYDDKEGIKRYRTDIVASSVIMLGSKGSANDFEQAPDQRNSGAPYAKSYNGGGNAKGKPSNQNNNADYEPAGQSLGNSSDDEDVPF; from the coding sequence ATGGCAAGTTTGAACAAAGTACAGTTAATAGGCAATTTAGGTAAAGACCCTGAACTGAGCTATACTCAGGACGGATTAGGTATTCTAAAATTTGCCTTAGCTACAAGCGAAGCGTATAACGATAAAAGCGGAGAAAAGGTTGAAAATACAACATGGCACAATGTCGTATTATTCGGAAAATTAGCTGAAACTTTAGCTAATTATCTCACTAAAGGCAAGCAGGTTTACGTTGAAGGAAAGATTAGAAATAGTTCATATGACGATAAAGAGGGTATAAAACGCTACCGTACCGATATCGTGGCGAGCAGTGTAATTATGCTCGGCAGTAAAGGTTCCGCAAATGATTTTGAGCAAGCGCCGGACCAGCGCAACAGCGGCGCTCCTTATGCAAAATCTTATAACGGCGGCGGGAACGCTAAAGGCAAACCTAGTAACCAAAATAATAATGCCGATTATGAACCTGCAGGACAATCGCTTGGTAATTCATCGGATGATGAGGATGTGCCGTTTTAA
- the cydB gene encoding cytochrome d ubiquinol oxidase subunit II — MIMSFQFLQVLWFILIAVIILGWATMDGFDYGVGSLLAFIAKDDREKKIVINSIGPVWDGNQVWLILGGGAIFAAFPQVYASVFSGFYLAMMLVVWLIIFRAVSFEFRSRIEDESWKKRWEIVITVTGLGIGLLLGVALANVLRGIPLNKEHVDFESLFGLLNIFAIVGGLISLSMFLMHGSAYLVMKTEGELRKRARNYGTKFAYAYIILTLIFLLISPIFAPRLLNNGLGILGDLVPAIMLIGAIGVILAMKSNSDIRPFMFSVLSIIGTVASVAVGLFPDIVPSTIKSSYSLTLFNSSSNELTLVVMLIATLIGLPLVILYSIYAYKRFGLKVKLDEDSY; from the coding sequence ATGATTATGAGTTTTCAATTTTTACAAGTACTCTGGTTTATACTTATAGCCGTTATAATTTTAGGATGGGCTACGATGGATGGGTTTGATTACGGAGTAGGCTCATTGTTGGCGTTTATCGCCAAAGACGACAGAGAGAAAAAAATAGTAATAAATTCTATAGGTCCGGTATGGGATGGAAATCAAGTATGGCTTATTTTAGGCGGAGGTGCGATTTTCGCAGCTTTTCCGCAGGTTTACGCTTCGGTGTTCAGCGGTTTTTATCTTGCAATGATGCTTGTTGTATGGCTAATAATATTCAGAGCGGTTTCATTTGAATTTAGAAGCAGGATAGAAGATGAAAGCTGGAAAAAGCGCTGGGAAATTGTTATAACGGTAACAGGACTCGGCATAGGACTTTTGCTTGGGGTTGCTTTAGCTAATGTATTAAGAGGTATTCCTTTAAATAAAGAGCATGTGGATTTTGAATCATTATTCGGTTTGCTGAACATTTTTGCGATTGTCGGCGGGCTTATATCGTTATCAATGTTCTTAATGCACGGCTCTGCTTATCTTGTTATGAAGACTGAAGGAGAACTGCGGAAAAGGGCAAGAAATTACGGAACAAAATTTGCTTATGCCTATATAATACTTACGCTCATTTTTCTGTTGATTTCTCCTATATTTGCACCGAGGCTTCTTAATAACGGTCTGGGTATTTTAGGGGATCTCGTACCGGCAATAATGCTGATAGGAGCAATAGGCGTCATATTAGCTATGAAATCAAACAGCGATATAAGGCCTTTCATGTTCTCCGTTTTAAGTATAATCGGAACTGTTGCAAGCGTTGCAGTCGGTTTGTTTCCTGATATTGTACCTTCTACTATTAAAAGCAGCTACAGTCTTACGCTGTTTAATTCATCGTCTAATGAACTTACGCTTGTAGTAATGCTTATTGCGACGTTGATAGGGCTGCCTTTAGTTATATTATATTCAATTTATGCTTATAAGAGATTCGGGCTGAAAGTTAAATTAGACGAAGACAGCTATTAA
- a CDS encoding ribonuclease J gives MTSAANNAVSAVSAVSNLVNGTVNNLKNNSDTKNSLKIIPLGGLGEIGLNMMVYETENDIIIVDCGLMFPEDYMLGIDMVIPDFNYLYSKKEKIRGLLLTHGHEDHIGAIPYLLREFNIPIFGTPFTLGILEEKLKEHDLPTKFYLFTVKTGGTITLGDFSVEFISVAHSIIDGACLAIRTPFGVIIHTGDFKLDQSLEQSQITNINRLAYYGDEGVLALLSDSTNVEKDGFTISEKDIKKTFRNVFRDHKGRIIIALFASNIHRTAQLLELAREFNKKVLMSGRSLITYTRIAKRLGYLDYYEDILIDEEALPYFEPEEMLILTTGTQGEPMSALSRISVGDHKFIKIKNNDLVILSSKFIPGNEKAITKIINNLYKKGAEVLYEKISAIHVSGHASKEELKLMMNITKPQYFIPIHGELRHLYQHKKVAVDMGISSANIFTIENGDVLNFDACNCLTKGNKVYSGRIFVDGKGIGDVETGTLKERAHLSENGMIIIVLVVDSKTANIISGPEITSKGFVFEDYFKSLYKDLNGQVLNIIRLNQEEKGENIDWVKVKDEIRRVMKKYLNKTIDRQPFIFPMIIEI, from the coding sequence ATGACAAGTGCGGCAAATAATGCAGTAAGCGCAGTAAGTGCGGTGAGTAATTTAGTAAACGGTACCGTAAATAATTTAAAAAATAATTCTGATACTAAAAATAGTTTAAAGATTATTCCGCTTGGAGGTTTAGGCGAGATAGGTCTTAACATGATGGTTTATGAGACTGAAAACGATATCATTATAGTTGACTGCGGGTTAATGTTTCCTGAAGACTATATGCTCGGAATTGATATGGTAATCCCCGATTTTAACTATTTGTACAGTAAAAAAGAAAAAATACGCGGGCTGCTGCTGACTCATGGACACGAAGACCACATAGGCGCGATTCCGTATCTCTTAAGAGAATTTAACATTCCTATATTTGGAACACCTTTTACCCTCGGCATACTTGAAGAAAAATTAAAAGAACATGATTTACCTACTAAATTTTATTTGTTTACCGTTAAAACAGGCGGTACAATCACCCTCGGCGATTTTAGCGTAGAATTTATAAGCGTAGCCCATTCTATAATAGACGGCGCATGCCTTGCTATCAGAACTCCGTTCGGGGTTATTATTCATACAGGAGATTTTAAATTAGACCAGTCTTTGGAGCAGTCTCAAATTACCAATATTAACAGGCTGGCATATTACGGAGATGAAGGCGTTTTAGCTCTTCTTTCTGATTCTACAAATGTTGAAAAAGACGGTTTTACAATCTCTGAAAAAGATATTAAAAAAACATTCAGAAACGTTTTTAGAGACCATAAAGGCAGGATAATCATAGCCCTTTTTGCTTCCAATATTCACAGGACTGCACAGCTGTTGGAACTGGCGAGAGAATTTAATAAGAAAGTTTTAATGAGCGGCAGAAGTTTAATAACATATACGAGAATTGCAAAAAGATTGGGTTATTTAGATTATTATGAAGACATTTTGATAGACGAAGAAGCGCTGCCGTATTTTGAACCGGAAGAAATGCTGATATTAACGACGGGAACGCAGGGTGAACCAATGTCTGCCTTATCCAGAATCTCTGTCGGCGACCATAAGTTTATAAAAATAAAGAATAATGACCTTGTTATTCTGTCATCAAAGTTTATACCCGGCAATGAAAAAGCAATTACGAAAATTATAAATAATTTATATAAAAAGGGCGCTGAAGTTCTGTACGAAAAAATATCCGCAATTCACGTGTCCGGTCATGCAAGCAAAGAAGAGCTGAAACTCATGATGAATATAACAAAGCCGCAATATTTTATACCTATACACGGAGAGCTTAGACACCTTTATCAGCACAAAAAAGTGGCAGTCGATATGGGTATAAGCTCTGCAAATATATTTACTATCGAAAATGGGGATGTTTTAAATTTTGATGCCTGCAATTGTTTAACAAAAGGAAATAAAGTTTATTCGGGCAGAATATTTGTCGACGGAAAAGGTATAGGCGATGTTGAAACCGGAACATTAAAAGAGCGGGCGCATTTATCGGAAAACGGCATGATAATAATAGTATTAGTTGTTGATTCCAAAACGGCAAATATTATTTCCGGACCGGAGATAACATCAAAAGGATTTGTGTTTGAAGATTATTTTAAAAGCTTATATAAAGATTTAAATGGTCAGGTCTTGAATATTATACGTTTAAATCAGGAAGAAAAGGGCGAAAATATAGACTGGGTAAAAGTAAAAGATGAGATCAGAAGGGTTATGAAAAAATATTTAAATAAAACAATCGACAGACAGCCTTTTATTTTTCCTATGATTATAGAAATTTAA
- a CDS encoding IclR family transcriptional regulator — protein MATPVKDIKKSKETINLKETKETIHKGKKDKTNYIIKTVLNAFELLEAFKGDKSELGVSELSKILKLHKNKIFRLLATLEYKGYIEQDPFTENYRLGLKSLELGQSFIHHLRLLSIAEPVLKALVNNVKESAYVGVIREKNVIYLDIIEADQVLKVASRVGNMLPIYATAIGKCQVAFESRDAIEKLLPSELKPYTKNTITDKNKLYEELEKVKKQGYAVDNEELDSGIICIGVPLRDYTDHIIGGISISAPLIRTTKERLDNIIIPMTLAAAKTISAKLGYEIKKKIEENKNDESL, from the coding sequence ATGGCTACGCCCGTAAAAGACATCAAAAAATCTAAAGAAACAATAAATCTTAAAGAAACAAAAGAAACAATTCACAAGGGGAAAAAAGACAAAACTAACTACATCATAAAAACAGTTTTAAACGCATTTGAACTGCTTGAAGCTTTTAAAGGCGATAAATCCGAACTTGGCGTCAGTGAATTAAGCAAGATATTAAAACTGCACAAAAATAAAATATTCAGGCTTCTTGCAACATTGGAATACAAAGGATACATAGAACAGGATCCGTTTACGGAAAATTACAGACTCGGGCTGAAAAGTCTTGAACTTGGACAATCTTTTATCCATCATCTCAGGCTGCTGAGCATCGCAGAACCTGTATTAAAAGCGCTTGTAAATAATGTTAAAGAATCCGCCTATGTGGGAGTAATAAGAGAAAAAAATGTTATATATTTAGATATAATCGAAGCAGACCAGGTTTTAAAAGTTGCTTCAAGGGTTGGAAATATGCTGCCTATATATGCGACTGCTATCGGTAAATGTCAGGTAGCATTTGAATCTAGGGATGCTATAGAAAAATTGCTGCCTTCAGAATTAAAGCCCTATACCAAAAATACTATAACAGATAAAAATAAATTATATGAAGAACTTGAAAAGGTTAAAAAGCAGGGTTATGCAGTAGATAACGAAGAATTAGACAGCGGTATCATATGTATAGGCGTTCCATTAAGAGACTATACAGATCATATAATAGGCGGCATATCTATTTCGGCGCCGCTGATAAGAACGACAAAAGAACGGTTGGACAACATAATTATTCCAATGACTCTTGCGGCAGCTAAAACGATATCGGCAAAACTCGGGTATGAAATCAAGAAAAAAATTGAAGAGAATAAAAATGACGAATCATTATGA